Proteins encoded in a region of the Bacteroidota bacterium genome:
- a CDS encoding 4Fe-4S binding protein: MIKRKIIKIDESLCDGCALCIPSCPEGALQIIDGKAKLVEESFCDGLGACLGDCPQNALTVLEEYVEEYDEPSVIEHIRKHAPDKLQTHIQHLANHKHELVSTNLEVVGGGCPSSRMIQWEQPAVQKLKTNFDSQLRQWPVQLHLVPPTAPYFRNADFVLVADCVPFAYSNFHSDFMTGNSIAIACPKLDDTSPYVQKLAHIFKNSNLRSVKVVVMEVPCCSGLAALANEAARMAGMDTPIEIVTVGIQGNLIAK; encoded by the coding sequence ATGATAAAAAGAAAAATTATAAAAATAGATGAATCGCTATGCGACGGTTGCGCACTTTGTATCCCCTCTTGTCCCGAAGGGGCACTTCAAATAATAGACGGTAAAGCAAAGCTTGTAGAAGAAAGTTTCTGCGATGGACTCGGCGCTTGCCTCGGCGATTGTCCACAAAATGCTTTAACCGTTCTAGAAGAGTATGTTGAAGAATATGACGAACCAAGTGTGATTGAACATATCAGAAAACACGCTCCCGATAAACTGCAAACGCACATCCAACATTTAGCCAATCACAAGCACGAATTAGTATCGACAAATTTGGAGGTTGTGGGAGGCGGCTGCCCCTCATCGCGTATGATTCAGTGGGAACAACCAGCTGTGCAAAAGCTAAAAACAAATTTTGATTCACAGCTTCGTCAGTGGCCTGTTCAGTTACATTTGGTTCCACCAACAGCGCCTTATTTCCGCAACGCCGATTTTGTGCTCGTAGCCGATTGTGTCCCGTTCGCTTATTCAAATTTCCACTCCGATTTTATGACAGGAAATTCGATAGCGATAGCTTGTCCAAAATTAGACGACACGTCTCCCTATGTTCAGAAATTAGCGCACATATTCAAGAATTCTAATCTGCGGAGTGTGAAAGTTGTTGTAATGGAAGTACCGTGTTGTTCGGGGTTAGCTGCACTTGCAAACGAAGCTGCCCGTATGGCAGGAATGGATACACCGATAGAAATCGTTACAGTAGGAATACAAGGAAATTTAATAGCAAAGTGA
- a CDS encoding 4Fe-4S binding protein — protein MSYKENIIEKESFLQSERGIKKIPAELRKPKLNFDLEPNIFKRFTWRLKEDSQFFRNVVQITFALLVIWIGFEFYLFIKWGESGGSFPYFGRPPGVEGFLPISALISLKYWFQTGIINEIHPAGLIIFVAVVATGLLFKKSFCSWLCPVGYISEGLWMLGKKVFGKNISINKFLDYPLRSLKYLLLAFFVWAIFWTMDTEALKAFIFSPYNKVADIKMYYFFANISQFALWTIIILALLSVVIKNFWCRYLCPYGGLLGVLSWLSPIKIKRVESNCVNCDLCTKACPNSIKVHKVKTVWSDECTSCLECVQACPVKNTLELKTHFVNKRVSNWVFASLIIGIFIGITGLAMLTGNWQNKISKEEYLKRFKELDSPLYQHNGGQVPDYGPND, from the coding sequence ATGTCGTACAAAGAAAACATTATTGAGAAAGAATCATTCTTACAAAGCGAAAGGGGAATCAAAAAAATACCAGCTGAACTGAGAAAGCCCAAGCTGAATTTCGACCTCGAACCAAATATTTTTAAACGATTTACTTGGCGGTTAAAGGAAGATTCTCAATTTTTCAGAAACGTTGTGCAAATTACTTTCGCTCTCTTGGTAATCTGGATTGGCTTCGAGTTTTATTTGTTTATAAAATGGGGGGAATCTGGTGGCTCATTTCCATACTTTGGCCGCCCTCCGGGTGTGGAAGGATTTCTGCCAATTAGCGCACTAATTAGTTTGAAGTACTGGTTTCAAACTGGTATCATTAACGAAATCCATCCGGCGGGTTTGATAATATTTGTAGCGGTCGTCGCAACCGGGTTACTGTTCAAAAAAAGTTTTTGCAGTTGGCTTTGCCCAGTCGGCTATATCAGCGAAGGATTATGGATGCTCGGGAAAAAAGTATTTGGTAAGAATATTTCGATAAATAAATTCCTCGATTATCCATTACGTTCATTGAAGTATTTATTACTCGCTTTTTTTGTGTGGGCTATTTTTTGGACGATGGATACAGAAGCTTTAAAAGCTTTTATTTTTAGCCCTTATAACAAAGTTGCCGATATCAAGATGTACTACTTTTTTGCAAACATTTCTCAATTTGCACTTTGGACAATCATAATATTAGCTCTCCTCTCGGTTGTAATCAAAAATTTCTGGTGCCGCTATCTATGTCCTTACGGTGGTTTGTTAGGTGTTTTAAGTTGGTTAAGTCCTATAAAAATTAAGCGCGTTGAATCTAACTGTGTTAACTGCGACTTATGTACGAAAGCTTGCCCTAATAGCATTAAAGTTCATAAAGTAAAAACTGTGTGGAGCGATGAATGCACAAGCTGTCTTGAGTGTGTACAAGCTTGCCCGGTAAAAAATACTCTTGAACTAAAAACTCATTTTGTTAATAAGCGGGTTTCAAATTGGGTATTTGCATCACTGATTATCGGAATATTTATAGGAATAACAGGGCTTGCTATGTTAACGGGAAATTGGCAGAATAAAATTTCCAAAGAAGAGTATCTTAAAAGATTTAAGGAATTAGATAGTCCGCTGTACCAACACAATGGCGGACAGGTTCCAGACTATGGACCAAATGATTAA
- a CDS encoding Rrf2 family transcriptional regulator, whose amino-acid sequence MSLIFSRQSEYAIQALIYLAKKTSGQWTSIKEIAEQLNIPQHFLGKIMQSLSMKRMLNSQKGLFGGFELAKSSEEIFLFDIVEAIDGDGYRTSCVLGFPNCSGNSPCPVHDDWKELRDNIVEMIKKKNLLELANEITKPGYKSL is encoded by the coding sequence ATGAGTTTAATATTTAGTCGACAAAGTGAGTATGCCATTCAGGCGTTAATTTATTTAGCGAAAAAAACCTCTGGGCAATGGACTTCTATAAAAGAGATTGCAGAGCAACTGAACATACCCCAACACTTTCTTGGGAAAATTATGCAATCGTTATCAATGAAAAGGATGTTGAATTCACAAAAAGGTCTTTTCGGTGGATTCGAGTTGGCAAAATCTTCCGAAGAAATTTTCCTTTTCGATATCGTTGAAGCTATAGATGGAGATGGGTATAGAACAAGTTGCGTCCTCGGTTTCCCGAATTGTTCAGGCAATTCTCCGTGTCCGGTTCACGACGATTGGAAAGAGTTGAGAGATAATATCGTTGAAATGATAAAAAAGAAAAATTTGTTGGAACTTGCAAATGAAATAACGAAACCAGGTTATAAGTCGCTTTAA
- the nrfH gene encoding cytochrome c nitrite reductase small subunit, with protein MSNLKKYFLPLMFTAIGIFLGVGIYTFIYAKGYSYMSDDPKSCVNCHVMRENYSSWNSASHRDIACNGCHTPDNIIRKYLVKAENGFNHSWAFTFGPPEVIQIKSRSTNVVEDNCIRCHKETLSAVFVQTHKNRQRCFTCHQSVGHSF; from the coding sequence ATGAGTAATCTGAAAAAATATTTTCTACCTTTGATGTTTACTGCTATCGGAATATTTTTAGGCGTCGGTATTTATACTTTTATCTATGCAAAAGGTTATTCGTATATGTCGGACGATCCGAAATCATGCGTCAATTGTCACGTTATGCGGGAAAATTATTCTTCATGGAACTCAGCAAGTCATAGAGATATCGCATGCAATGGATGCCATACTCCTGATAACATCATAAGGAAATATTTAGTAAAAGCAGAAAACGGTTTTAATCATTCGTGGGCATTTACATTCGGTCCACCGGAAGTGATACAAATTAAATCCAGAAGCACTAATGTAGTAGAAGATAATTGTATCCGTTGTCATAAAGAAACGTTATCGGCAGTTTTTGTACAAACACATAAAAACAGACAAAGGTGTTTTACCTGCCATCAAAGTGTAGGACATAGTTTTTAA
- a CDS encoding ammonia-forming cytochrome c nitrite reductase subunit c552, producing MEIKKRYFAILAVSIILTIAVVGLLINIFEHKQEGRITYLQLKEIPEGEPDPAVWRDNFPREYDSYIKTMSTSELEDYSKYGRYGGSESFQKLDKHPDYMRLFAGYPFGIDYKEERGHMNALQDMLASQRLGDKKPGTCMSCKSPQVPKLIDSIGAEAFYKIPVKDLAEKHGFKHSVSCADCHDANTMDLKITRIAFKEAMERRGIDLSKADRQQMRTYVCAQCHVEYYFKGPGKYLTFPWDKGLNIDSIDSYYSEVAFTDWNHAETNSPMIKIQHPEFEFWSTGLHARSNVACADCHMPYKREGAIKITDHWIRTPLENISNTCLNCHRQSETEMKSRVLEIQDKTYQSMQKSEKAILAAMDVLKMAIQSGVSDKELEEARLLHRKAQMRWDFISAENSMGFHSPQESARILADARDFARQAELSAFKTLTKVTRK from the coding sequence ATGGAAATTAAAAAAAGATATTTTGCAATATTGGCTGTGAGCATAATTCTCACAATTGCTGTAGTCGGTTTATTGATAAATATATTTGAGCATAAACAAGAAGGACGGATTACTTACTTACAACTCAAAGAAATTCCTGAAGGTGAACCAGACCCGGCAGTTTGGAGAGATAATTTCCCACGAGAATACGACTCATACATAAAAACAATGAGCACAAGTGAGTTGGAAGATTACAGTAAATATGGTCGTTATGGTGGTTCGGAATCATTTCAAAAATTAGATAAACATCCTGATTATATGCGACTTTTTGCCGGTTACCCATTTGGTATCGATTACAAAGAAGAGCGAGGACACATGAATGCTCTACAGGACATGCTCGCTTCGCAACGATTGGGAGATAAGAAACCGGGAACGTGTATGAGCTGTAAGAGTCCGCAAGTACCGAAGTTAATTGATTCGATTGGGGCGGAAGCTTTTTATAAAATACCTGTAAAAGATTTGGCAGAGAAGCACGGATTCAAACATTCCGTTTCGTGTGCCGATTGCCACGATGCTAATACGATGGATTTAAAAATTACCCGCATCGCATTTAAGGAAGCGATGGAGCGTCGGGGAATCGATTTGTCGAAAGCTGACCGTCAGCAGATGCGAACTTATGTATGCGCTCAGTGCCACGTTGAATATTACTTTAAAGGACCGGGTAAATATTTAACATTCCCTTGGGATAAAGGATTAAACATCGACAGTATCGATTCATATTATTCCGAGGTTGCTTTCACCGATTGGAATCATGCTGAAACTAATTCTCCGATGATAAAAATTCAGCATCCGGAATTTGAGTTTTGGTCGACTGGTTTACATGCAAGGTCGAACGTTGCTTGTGCCGATTGCCACATGCCCTACAAACGCGAAGGTGCAATAAAGATCACAGACCATTGGATAAGAACTCCGTTGGAAAATATTTCCAACACTTGCTTGAATTGCCACCGTCAAAGTGAAACAGAGATGAAAAGCCGTGTGTTGGAGATACAGGACAAAACATATCAATCGATGCAGAAGTCAGAAAAAGCAATTCTCGCTGCGATGGATGTTTTAAAGATGGCTATACAATCAGGTGTGAGCGATAAGGAATTAGAAGAAGCGCGACTGTTGCATCGGAAAGCTCAGATGCGTTGGGATTTCATCAGCGCTGAAAATAGTATGGGTTTCCACAGCCCGCAGGAGTCAGCCCGAATTTTAGCTGATGCACGCGACTTTGCACGTCAGGCAGAATTATCGGCATTTAAAACTTTAACAAAAGTTACCCGTAAATGA
- a CDS encoding alginate export family protein codes for MKILTIILVVLVVISSSKSQEIKWDGELRVRSELDGRDFKNATPPNYFSLFRARLGANIQPIENVKVYLQIQDARIFGEEKDATGSYNTISNTRNLDLHQGYLQLDKFLYDELTFKLGRQRLSYGSERMMGAVMWNNIGRIYDGGLLRYEIPEHRFDLIVMNTAETNIAPSAATPVDVKFVRDAGQLFSGLYYSSKYFTGHQVDLFTVHQLDRNVSVSGFNDLSRFTSGIYAKGSITNELFYEGDLAIQNGWKKGKDISAYLFALTAGYNFTDMPISSAAISFERLSGTPAGDAKYKTFEPPYATGHKFYGFMDYFTNIPKHTDERGLQDIYARFIFHPYESVTANITLHNFTLAEKLNPPTVDETELGQELDIVFTWKYNKYVGFEWGGGLFTPGKIMRSKFDGNDVALWGYLTTSFSF; via the coding sequence ATGAAAATTTTAACAATAATTCTTGTAGTATTAGTAGTTATTTCTTCTTCTAAATCTCAGGAAATTAAATGGGATGGGGAACTACGGGTTCGGAGCGAACTTGATGGAAGAGATTTTAAAAATGCTACTCCTCCAAATTATTTTAGCTTATTTCGCGCACGACTTGGTGCAAATATCCAACCAATCGAAAATGTAAAAGTGTATCTTCAAATACAAGATGCACGAATCTTCGGTGAAGAAAAAGATGCAACGGGCAGTTATAATACTATAAGCAACACACGCAATCTCGATCTTCATCAGGGGTATTTGCAATTAGATAAATTTTTGTATGATGAGTTGACTTTTAAATTAGGTCGGCAGCGTTTGTCATACGGAAGTGAGCGAATGATGGGTGCTGTTATGTGGAATAACATCGGGCGGATTTATGACGGTGGGTTGCTTCGTTACGAAATTCCCGAACACCGTTTCGATTTGATTGTGATGAATACTGCCGAAACAAATATCGCTCCTTCTGCTGCCACCCCGGTAGATGTAAAGTTTGTAAGAGATGCCGGACAATTATTCAGCGGACTTTATTATTCTTCAAAATACTTCACTGGTCATCAGGTTGATTTGTTTACAGTTCATCAACTTGATAGAAACGTATCTGTATCCGGTTTTAACGATTTATCACGTTTCACGAGTGGGATATATGCAAAAGGTTCTATCACTAATGAATTATTTTATGAAGGCGACCTCGCAATTCAAAACGGTTGGAAAAAAGGGAAAGATATATCGGCTTATCTGTTCGCTCTAACTGCGGGTTATAATTTTACTGATATGCCAATTTCTTCTGCAGCTATTTCATTCGAAAGATTATCTGGCACACCGGCGGGCGATGCAAAGTACAAAACTTTCGAACCACCTTACGCAACCGGACATAAATTCTACGGCTTCATGGATTACTTCACAAACATACCAAAGCATACCGACGAGCGGGGGCTGCAAGATATCTATGCCCGATTTATATTCCATCCTTATGAATCGGTAACTGCTAACATCACCTTACATAATTTTACATTGGCAGAAAAATTAAATCCACCTACAGTGGATGAAACAGAATTAGGTCAAGAGCTTGATATAGTTTTTACGTGGAAGTACAACAAATACGTAGGTTTCGAATGGGGTGGTGGGTTATTTACGCCCGGCAAAATTATGCGTTCAAAGTTTGATGGTAACGATGTAGCACTTTGGGGATATTTAACAACTTCATTTTCATTTTAA
- a CDS encoding TrpB-like pyridoxal phosphate-dependent enzyme, which yields MNTQKIFNLSQNLLPRYYYNIAADLKTPLQPPLHPGTLQPIKPSDLQAIFPDELIKQEISSEKFIEIPDEVLDVYKLSRPTPLVRASALEKILDTPAKIYYKYEGVNPAGSHKTNTSIPQAYYNKKAGIKKLVTETGAGQWGSALSFACSHFGLECDVFMVKVSYFQKPYRKSFMQLFGAKVFPSPSELTASGRKILEENPDSPGSLGIAISEAVEIAAQRDDTNYGLGSVLNHVLLHQTIIGEEAQLQFQAAGDYPDVVVGCVGGGSNFAGISFSFLRDKLNGSQPNLEVIAVEPESCPSLTRGKYTYDFGDTAGLTPLIKMCTLGHKFIPQKIHAGGLRYHGMAPLVSKLYKDGYMTAVAHNQIDVFAAAQIFAKAEGIIPAPESAHAVKEVLVQAEKCKQSGERKTILFNLSGHGFLDLGAYDAYLNNELTSNHFSSEELTRSLAGISEIA from the coding sequence ATGAACACACAAAAAATCTTCAATCTTAGTCAAAATCTATTACCGCGCTATTACTACAACATAGCAGCAGATCTTAAAACCCCGTTACAGCCGCCTCTGCATCCGGGCACCTTGCAGCCGATTAAACCTTCCGACCTTCAGGCAATTTTCCCTGATGAGCTCATAAAGCAGGAAATCAGCTCTGAAAAGTTTATCGAAATTCCCGACGAGGTACTGGATGTCTACAAACTAAGCCGACCTACACCGTTGGTTAGAGCGTCGGCTTTAGAAAAAATTTTAGATACACCCGCCAAAATCTATTATAAATATGAAGGAGTGAACCCGGCTGGAAGTCATAAAACTAATACTTCAATTCCGCAGGCGTACTACAATAAAAAAGCGGGAATCAAAAAACTTGTTACTGAAACCGGCGCCGGTCAGTGGGGAAGTGCTCTGTCGTTCGCATGCAGTCATTTTGGGCTTGAGTGCGACGTGTTTATGGTAAAAGTAAGCTACTTCCAGAAACCGTACAGAAAAAGCTTTATGCAGCTTTTTGGTGCCAAAGTTTTTCCGAGTCCTTCTGAGCTTACTGCATCGGGAAGAAAAATTTTAGAAGAGAATCCAGATTCCCCCGGCTCGCTCGGTATAGCAATTAGTGAAGCGGTGGAAATAGCGGCTCAAAGAGACGATACGAATTACGGCTTAGGCAGTGTGTTAAACCACGTTTTACTACATCAAACGATAATAGGTGAAGAAGCGCAGTTGCAGTTTCAAGCGGCTGGAGATTATCCGGACGTTGTCGTCGGTTGTGTCGGCGGTGGAAGTAATTTTGCCGGAATCAGCTTTTCATTCTTGCGAGATAAATTAAACGGCAGCCAACCGAATTTGGAAGTGATAGCTGTGGAGCCGGAATCGTGTCCTTCATTAACTCGCGGAAAGTATACATACGATTTTGGTGATACAGCGGGTTTGACACCGTTAATCAAAATGTGCACACTGGGACATAAATTTATTCCTCAAAAAATACACGCCGGCGGTTTGCGTTATCACGGAATGGCGCCACTTGTATCAAAGCTTTATAAGGATGGATATATGACAGCAGTTGCACATAATCAGATAGACGTGTTTGCGGCGGCACAAATATTTGCAAAGGCAGAAGGAATAATTCCAGCTCCAGAAAGCGCCCATGCTGTTAAAGAAGTATTGGTGCAAGCCGAGAAATGTAAACAATCCGGTGAAAGAAAAACGATATTGTTTAATCTTTCAGGACACGGTTTTTTGGATTTAGGCGCGTACGATGCCTACTTAAATAACGAGTTGACTTCTAATCATTTTTCGAGTGAAGAACTTACACGCAGTTTAGCAGGAATTTCAGAAATCGCATAG
- a CDS encoding type II toxin-antitoxin system HicA family toxin produces the protein MKFPVDASQRDVLKAFGKLGFFIVRKENHIILERKNKDGSVTPLVLPNHRTIKSSTLRTVLTQSGIERNEFIKAFYD, from the coding sequence ATGAAATTTCCCGTTGATGCTTCACAGCGAGATGTTCTTAAAGCTTTTGGCAAGTTAGGCTTCTTTATTGTACGGAAAGAAAACCATATAATATTAGAGCGGAAAAATAAAGATGGATCAGTTACTCCGTTAGTTTTACCGAATCATCGGACGATTAAAAGCAGTACACTAAGAACAGTCCTGACTCAATCAGGAATCGAGCGTAACGAATTCATCAAAGCTTTTTATGATTAA
- a CDS encoding TaqI-like C-terminal specificity domain-containing protein, with the protein MTIQEIDAENCSIPLMTDNGMRVVRKVINNAKLRLKDIGRCYEGEINLTFHKKYIRPSKTGNALLIKGAAIQRYRILEKMKQGEVEYLEQKRYIRDNGGPKSKHFREKRIVMQGITGVNEHTRLKMTILDSEAFLGNSANYILLRSKDYSYEFILGVLNSKLINWYFKLFSTNSNVNGYEIDNIPIPECVIQDEITEIVSTILSLTENQDYESDPKKQAKVKELELQMDHKVNRTYGLSDEDFLIVKGQG; encoded by the coding sequence GTGACCATTCAAGAAATTGACGCCGAGAATTGTTCCATACCTTTGATGACTGACAATGGAATGCGAGTAGTACGCAAAGTCATCAATAATGCAAAGCTACGATTGAAGGATATCGGAAGATGTTATGAGGGCGAGATAAACCTGACATTCCACAAAAAATATATACGTCCTTCAAAAACTGGTAATGCGCTATTGATAAAAGGTGCCGCCATACAGAGATATAGAATTCTCGAAAAAATGAAACAAGGCGAAGTTGAATACCTTGAACAAAAGAGATACATAAGGGATAACGGGGGTCCTAAGTCCAAGCATTTTCGAGAGAAAAGAATTGTAATGCAGGGCATTACGGGAGTGAATGAACATACTAGACTAAAGATGACCATTCTTGATAGCGAAGCATTCTTAGGGAATTCTGCAAACTATATTTTGCTGCGTAGTAAGGATTATTCATATGAGTTCATATTAGGTGTGCTAAACTCTAAGTTGATAAACTGGTATTTCAAGTTATTCAGCACAAACAGTAACGTTAACGGATATGAGATAGACAATATTCCGATTCCTGAATGCGTTATTCAAGATGAGATTACAGAAATTGTTAGTACCATCTTGTCTTTGACTGAAAATCAAGATTACGAATCAGACCCCAAGAAACAAGCAAAAGTTAAGGAACTTGAATTGCAGATGGATCATAAGGTAAACCGAACGTATGGGTTATCGGATGAAGATTTCTTAATAGTGAAAGGACAAGGTTAA
- a CDS encoding type IV toxin-antitoxin system AbiEi family antitoxin, translating into MNEQKYQEKMKEILKRVSGLTIIGTNDKPEYGNRVADFDVIGNVNGKPFYLIVDIKQKGTPLSIRMAIESLRKIIPQNNTGSPYGVVAAPFISDMGRELCREAGVGCFDLAGNCFLNFGTVYLEIKGNANPSPSEFKLSLFSPKSSRISRVLLSNVTKLWQVQELAKEANVSLGLAFKIKDQLKEEGFLIEENRLLKLVAPERLLNAWTERYSYKRNRIYEFYSNSNAATIEWSVQENCSNNNIKCALALFSGAAQVAPHVRMEKAFLYVEKDIDRLVKTWELKSVSSGANIMLLVPYDKSVFYKTQKIGENLVVSNIQLYLDLKKYKGRGEEAAEFLKQVKLNKELGI; encoded by the coding sequence ATGAATGAACAGAAATATCAAGAGAAAATGAAGGAAATCTTGAAACGTGTTTCAGGATTAACAATCATTGGTACAAACGATAAGCCCGAATACGGTAATAGGGTAGCCGACTTCGATGTGATTGGTAATGTTAATGGGAAACCTTTCTATCTTATTGTGGACATAAAGCAAAAAGGAACACCGCTTAGTATCCGTATGGCGATAGAATCCTTACGTAAAATTATTCCGCAAAATAACACAGGGTCGCCTTATGGTGTAGTAGCAGCACCTTTTATCAGTGATATGGGACGAGAGTTATGCCGGGAGGCCGGTGTGGGATGCTTCGATTTAGCGGGAAATTGTTTTCTAAATTTTGGAACTGTCTATTTGGAAATCAAGGGAAATGCAAATCCGTCTCCCTCCGAATTTAAGCTGTCGCTTTTTTCTCCCAAGTCGAGCAGAATCAGTCGGGTTCTCCTTTCGAATGTTACAAAACTTTGGCAGGTACAAGAATTAGCAAAGGAGGCGAACGTAAGTTTGGGACTTGCATTTAAAATAAAAGATCAACTTAAAGAGGAAGGATTTCTGATCGAAGAAAACCGTTTGCTAAAGTTGGTAGCGCCAGAGCGACTTTTAAATGCCTGGACCGAAAGATATTCGTATAAAAGAAATCGCATCTATGAATTTTATTCTAACTCAAATGCTGCAACCATCGAATGGTCAGTACAGGAAAATTGTTCCAACAATAATATAAAGTGTGCCTTAGCATTATTTTCTGGTGCTGCACAAGTTGCTCCGCATGTACGTATGGAAAAAGCGTTCCTCTATGTTGAAAAAGATATAGATCGATTAGTCAAGACATGGGAATTAAAATCCGTTTCATCGGGAGCCAATATTATGTTATTAGTGCCTTACGACAAAAGTGTGTTTTATAAAACACAAAAGATTGGAGAGAATTTAGTTGTATCGAACATACAACTTTATCTCGATCTAAAAAAGTATAAAGGTCGGGGTGAGGAAGCAGCCGAATTTTTGAAACAAGTCAAACTGAACAAGGAATTGGGGATATGA